Proteins found in one Massilia sp. H6 genomic segment:
- a CDS encoding dipeptidase → MTIRTTLLASVLLAVFGTAAAVPVAAAGATKAPSEVAVSTAKYAVTTYRTELVDTLAELVSYNTVADPVVASDKNPVHIAFKQALKREAQRLGLDYADHGWTVIIGLGSAAERVGVITHGDVQPVDASKWKKSPFVLDRTSEPGKLLARGAEDDKGPIATALYAMKAIRDRGVPLSKRIELYVYMGEESDWGPLTEFLKTHQPPQVNITLDAEYPAVTAEKGSGTIAVTVPRQDAASAPAGEPYVAEFGGGFFRTQIPEDATALVANATPQLEQAVRARAAGQDGMQYHFAWQGSGLAIKARGVSAHSSKPEHGVNAVSMLADALAVRPWANTTAGGVVNFLNEMVGTGLYGEKFGTIAYRDGFMGQMTVAPTVIRQRKQEEGGGIEVSINLRRPQGKSTEQLTGEIHAALAQWQSRQLSLANVTVRINEPWVQKNAPHLPTLMSVFSYFSGMKDPQPVAIGGGTNSRLFPGAVSFGPGMPGKVYTGHSEHEFITEKQLLLNLQMYTAVLVELAR, encoded by the coding sequence CCACCTACCGCACGGAGCTGGTCGACACGCTGGCGGAGCTGGTGAGCTATAACACGGTGGCCGACCCGGTCGTCGCATCCGACAAGAATCCGGTTCATATCGCGTTCAAGCAAGCCCTCAAGCGCGAGGCGCAGCGCCTTGGGCTGGACTACGCTGACCACGGCTGGACCGTCATCATCGGGCTGGGCAGCGCGGCCGAGCGGGTTGGCGTGATTACGCATGGCGACGTGCAGCCGGTGGATGCGAGCAAGTGGAAGAAATCGCCCTTCGTGCTGGACCGTACCAGCGAGCCTGGCAAGCTGCTGGCGCGCGGCGCCGAGGACGACAAGGGCCCGATCGCCACCGCGCTGTATGCGATGAAGGCGATCCGCGACCGTGGCGTGCCGCTGTCCAAGCGCATCGAGCTGTACGTGTACATGGGCGAAGAATCCGACTGGGGTCCGCTGACCGAGTTCCTGAAAACCCACCAGCCGCCGCAGGTCAACATCACGCTCGACGCCGAATACCCGGCAGTGACGGCCGAGAAGGGCTCGGGCACGATTGCCGTCACGGTGCCCCGGCAGGACGCGGCCAGCGCGCCGGCGGGCGAGCCCTACGTGGCCGAGTTCGGCGGCGGCTTTTTCCGCACCCAGATTCCGGAAGACGCTACTGCGCTGGTGGCAAACGCTACCCCGCAGCTCGAACAGGCGGTGCGCGCGCGCGCCGCCGGGCAAGACGGCATGCAGTACCACTTCGCCTGGCAGGGCAGCGGCCTGGCAATCAAGGCCAGGGGCGTGTCGGCCCACTCATCGAAACCGGAACACGGCGTCAACGCGGTAAGCATGCTGGCCGATGCGCTGGCGGTGCGCCCCTGGGCCAACACCACGGCGGGCGGCGTGGTCAACTTTCTCAACGAGATGGTCGGCACCGGCCTGTACGGCGAAAAGTTCGGCACCATCGCCTACCGCGACGGGTTCATGGGGCAGATGACCGTCGCGCCGACGGTGATCCGCCAGCGCAAGCAGGAAGAAGGCGGCGGCATCGAGGTCTCGATCAACCTGCGCCGCCCGCAGGGCAAGAGCACCGAGCAGCTCACCGGCGAGATCCACGCCGCGCTGGCCCAGTGGCAAAGCCGCCAGCTGTCGCTTGCCAATGTCACGGTACGCATCAACGAGCCGTGGGTACAGAAGAACGCGCCGCACTTGCCGACCCTGATGAGCGTGTTCTCGTATTTTTCCGGCATGAAAGACCCGCAGCCGGTGGCGATCGGCGGCGGCACCAACTCGCGCCTGTTCCCGGGCGCAGTCAGCTTCGGCCCTGGCATGCCGGGCAAGGTCTACACCGGCCACTCGGAGCACGAGTTCATTACCGAAAAGCAGCTGCTGCTGAACTTGCAGATGTACACGGCGGTGCTGGTGGAGCTGGCGCGCTAG
- the galT gene encoding galactose-1-phosphate uridylyltransferase, which produces MHSKDLKKPDGRNITLYSNRPIPEGITAPSPFAEPQHANPHLRWHPLRGEWVTYAAFRQNRTYQPPPQYNPLAPISDPEHPTEMPAGDYEIAVFDNRFPSLALESHDPPSVTVPTAPANGHCEVVVFTQTPEAALASLPLSRIELLLYTWGDRTERIGSHPNIHYVLPFENRGAEVGVTLHHPHGQIYSYPFVPAVPARMLAQEREYFLQHGTSLLCDMARDEAADGKRVLYQDEHAIAFVPACARYPYEVWVMPTAPCKDFAALSGPQRAGLARALKTVLLKFETLWNRPFPYLMAWYQAPTDGAEHPETQLHAQFYPPYRTKDRLKYLAGTELAAGMFAMDVLPETTAYELQQVEVSLDENREAR; this is translated from the coding sequence ATGCACAGCAAAGATCTCAAGAAGCCGGACGGACGCAACATTACCCTCTACAGCAACCGGCCGATTCCCGAGGGAATCACCGCACCGAGCCCGTTCGCCGAGCCCCAGCACGCCAATCCGCATCTGCGCTGGCACCCGCTGCGCGGCGAATGGGTCACCTATGCCGCCTTTCGCCAGAATCGTACCTACCAGCCGCCGCCGCAATACAATCCGCTGGCGCCGATCAGCGATCCCGAGCACCCGACCGAAATGCCGGCCGGCGACTACGAGATCGCCGTCTTCGACAACCGCTTTCCCTCGCTGGCGCTGGAGTCGCACGACCCGCCCAGCGTGACGGTACCGACCGCGCCCGCCAATGGCCACTGCGAGGTGGTGGTGTTTACCCAGACGCCGGAGGCGGCGCTGGCTTCGCTGCCGCTGTCGCGCATCGAGCTGCTGCTGTACACGTGGGGCGACCGTACCGAGCGCATCGGCAGCCATCCGAACATCCACTACGTGCTGCCATTCGAGAACCGTGGCGCCGAAGTCGGCGTTACGCTGCACCATCCGCATGGCCAGATCTATTCGTACCCGTTCGTGCCGGCGGTGCCGGCGCGCATGCTGGCGCAGGAGCGCGAATACTTCCTGCAGCACGGCACCAGCCTGCTATGCGACATGGCGCGCGACGAGGCGGCCGATGGCAAGCGCGTGCTGTACCAGGACGAGCATGCCATCGCCTTTGTGCCGGCCTGTGCCCGTTATCCATACGAGGTGTGGGTGATGCCGACCGCGCCGTGCAAGGATTTCGCTGCCCTGAGTGGGCCGCAGCGGGCCGGCCTGGCACGGGCGCTCAAGACGGTTTTGCTCAAGTTCGAGACGCTGTGGAACCGGCCTTTCCCTTACCTGATGGCCTGGTACCAGGCGCCGACCGACGGCGCCGAGCATCCCGAGACCCAGCTGCACGCGCAGTTCTATCCGCCGTACCGCACCAAGGACCGGCTCAAATACCTGGCCGGAACCGAGCTGGCAGCCGGCATGTTCGCAATGGACGTGCTGCCCGAGACCACCGCCTACGAACTGCAGCAGGTCGAAGTGAGCCTGGACGAGAACCGGGAGGCGCGCTGA
- a CDS encoding Xaa-Pro peptidase family protein, whose translation MTVVQPREAEVADKLALVRTHLQAANAGALRLRGVDWFAWITAGGSSAVLHTTDQGVAEVLVTLEEACILTDAIEAERLRAEEVPEGFTFHAEPWAEPELRERYVQTAAGGRTILSDLPRNGEQALPAALRQRRLVLGAAERERYRILGREASEAMSETMRQARPDWTEFELAGAGAQALWRRGIHPALVLVAGERRLPAWRHPTPTHDRIGQRAMLVFCARRHGLYANLTRFVRFGAAGAAPLDDQHALMEVEATGLAAVLPGMSLSSVYHALDAAYKHVDREAAIREHHQGGITGYRAREIVASPSTATLLEEGMAFAFNPSFVGVKIEDTFLLGPEGLENLTFDPGWPAADVHGRMRPLWLETQTW comes from the coding sequence ATGACCGTAGTCCAGCCAAGAGAGGCTGAAGTTGCCGACAAGCTGGCGCTGGTACGGACCCACCTGCAGGCGGCAAACGCGGGGGCGTTGCGCCTGCGCGGCGTTGACTGGTTCGCCTGGATCACTGCCGGCGGATCGAGCGCCGTGTTGCACACCACCGACCAGGGCGTAGCCGAGGTACTGGTCACGCTCGAAGAAGCCTGCATCCTGACCGATGCCATCGAAGCCGAGCGTTTGCGCGCAGAAGAAGTCCCGGAAGGCTTCACCTTCCATGCCGAACCGTGGGCCGAGCCCGAGCTGCGCGAGCGCTATGTGCAGACCGCGGCTGGCGGGCGCACCATCTTGTCTGACCTTCCACGCAATGGAGAGCAGGCCTTGCCCGCGGCGCTGCGCCAGCGCCGACTGGTGCTGGGCGCCGCCGAACGCGAACGCTACCGCATACTGGGCCGGGAAGCGTCCGAAGCGATGAGCGAGACGATGCGCCAGGCACGCCCCGACTGGACCGAGTTCGAGCTGGCCGGCGCCGGTGCGCAGGCACTCTGGCGGCGCGGCATTCATCCAGCCCTGGTGCTGGTGGCCGGAGAACGGCGCCTGCCAGCCTGGCGTCACCCGACCCCCACCCACGACCGGATCGGCCAGCGCGCCATGCTGGTGTTCTGCGCGCGTCGCCACGGCCTGTATGCCAACCTGACCCGTTTCGTGCGCTTCGGCGCTGCCGGGGCGGCGCCGCTGGACGACCAGCACGCGCTGATGGAAGTCGAGGCCACCGGGCTGGCAGCGGTGCTGCCGGGCATGTCGCTGTCGTCGGTGTACCACGCGCTGGACGCGGCCTACAAGCACGTTGACCGCGAAGCGGCGATCCGCGAGCATCACCAGGGCGGAATTACCGGCTACCGGGCGCGCGAGATCGTGGCCAGCCCGAGCACTGCGACCCTGCTCGAAGAGGGCATGGCCTTTGCGTTCAACCCGAGCTTCGTGGGCGTCAAGATCGAAGACACTTTCCTGCTCGGTCCGGAAGGACTCGAGAACCTCACGTTCGACCCCGGATGGCCGGCGGCGGACGTACATGGCCGCATGCGGCCCCTCTGGCTGGAGACGCAAACATGGTGA
- the galK gene encoding galactokinase, with protein sequence MVNTDTFFGGAPEVNASAPGRVNLLGEHTDYNDGFMLPVATPQRTVVAMSRSGDDHFHFYSPTFDNTVTFAYDGNAPQGYGSYIEGCIRLVQAEGIEVPPLRIYVTSDLPVGSGLSSSAALEVATLRAMRALLGFELDDVKLARIAQRAEIEYAHVNCGIMDQMASSLAGETSMLFIDARTLEHRLVDMPPDTELIVVDSGIARKLAASKYNERRAECEEASRKLGVPALRDVLDPASVEGLPSPLRERARHVVLENLRVLEAAGGVGAERFGELMNASHFSLRDDYEVSISELNDLCEQLRAQPGVLGARLTGAGFGGACVALCRAGQAQQAAANALAAYNQHGREGRILLPVPTQQKGQQ encoded by the coding sequence ATGGTGAATACCGACACATTCTTCGGCGGCGCGCCGGAAGTGAACGCATCGGCTCCCGGGCGCGTTAACCTGCTCGGCGAGCATACCGATTACAACGACGGCTTCATGCTGCCGGTGGCGACCCCGCAGCGCACGGTGGTGGCGATGAGTCGCAGCGGCGACGACCACTTCCACTTTTATTCGCCCACCTTCGACAACACCGTCACCTTTGCCTACGACGGCAATGCGCCGCAGGGCTATGGCAGCTATATCGAGGGCTGCATCCGGCTGGTGCAGGCCGAGGGCATCGAGGTGCCGCCGCTGCGCATCTACGTGACCTCGGACCTGCCGGTGGGCTCGGGCCTGTCGTCCTCGGCCGCGCTCGAAGTGGCGACGCTGCGTGCCATGCGCGCGCTGCTCGGCTTCGAACTCGACGACGTCAAGCTGGCCCGGATCGCGCAGCGCGCCGAAATCGAATACGCGCACGTCAACTGCGGCATCATGGACCAGATGGCCTCGAGCCTGGCCGGTGAGACCAGCATGCTGTTCATCGATGCGCGCACGCTCGAGCACCGGCTGGTCGACATGCCGCCCGATACCGAACTGATCGTGGTCGATTCCGGCATTGCGCGCAAGCTCGCCGCCAGCAAGTACAACGAGCGCCGCGCCGAGTGCGAGGAAGCTTCGCGCAAGCTGGGCGTGCCGGCGCTGCGCGACGTGCTCGACCCTGCCAGTGTGGAAGGCCTGCCGTCGCCGCTGCGCGAACGCGCCCGCCATGTGGTGCTGGAAAACCTGCGCGTGCTCGAAGCGGCAGGCGGCGTTGGCGCCGAGCGCTTTGGCGAACTGATGAATGCCTCGCACTTCAGCCTGCGCGATGACTACGAAGTCTCGATTTCCGAACTGAACGACCTGTGCGAGCAATTGCGTGCCCAGCCCGGCGTGCTGGGCGCGCGCCTGACCGGTGCCGGCTTCGGCGGCGCCTGCGTGGCGCTGTGCCGGGCTGGCCAGGCGCAGCAAGCCGCCGCCAACGCGCTGGCGGCATACAACCAACATGGACGAGAGGGCCGGATTTTGCTTCCGGTCCCGACTCAACAGAAAGGACAACAATGA